One Clostridium novyi NT genomic window carries:
- a CDS encoding GNAT family N-acetyltransferase, producing the protein MLIRSAEISDEEKISELIAQFRVELKELKNIKSTLNIEQAKEEFREYMDSKFPIFIAEDSTGNFLGYLVCRIDGNLVWVESLFVDNNERRNKIASKLYKEAEKIANNLGGYTVFNWVHHNNDKIIAFLSKMGYNVLNLIEIRKPWKNEVLTKKICVGNHEYNY; encoded by the coding sequence ATGCTTATAAGATCAGCTGAAATTTCGGACGAAGAAAAAATATCGGAGCTAATAGCACAATTTAGAGTAGAATTAAAAGAGCTTAAAAACATTAAATCAACCTTAAATATAGAGCAAGCTAAGGAAGAATTTAGAGAATATATGGATTCTAAATTTCCTATTTTTATTGCTGAAGACAGTACAGGAAACTTTTTAGGATACTTAGTTTGTAGAATTGATGGAAACTTAGTGTGGGTGGAATCTTTGTTTGTTGATAATAATGAAAGAAGGAATAAAATTGCATCGAAACTATATAAAGAGGCAGAAAAAATTGCAAATAACTTAGGAGGTTATACAGTTTTTAACTGGGTTCATCATAATAATGATAAAATAATAGCATTTTTATCCAAAATGGGATATAATGTTTTAAATCTTATTGAAATAAGAAAGCCTTGGAAAAATGAAGTGTTAACTAAAAAAATATGTGTCGGAAATCATGAATATAATTACTAA
- a CDS encoding nucleotidyltransferase domain-containing protein translates to MEYIINKYEPHTIIVYGSYADGSNGINSDFDALVITDKQTIFHDQNEVDGILLDVFIYNTSHFKNEINYEEYVQIHDGNIVFDKYGLGKQLQEKVCEFIENMSKKSKEEKERQVKWCEKMLLRVERNDSEGYFRWHWLLVDSLEIYFTICDEYYYGPKKSIAKIKKENPKGFKYYNNALTKFNYESLKQWINYLRYLLNKCDE, encoded by the coding sequence ATAGAGTATATAATTAATAAATATGAACCACATACCATAATTGTGTACGGGTCTTATGCAGATGGTTCTAATGGCATAAATAGTGATTTTGATGCATTGGTAATTACAGATAAACAAACCATATTTCATGATCAAAATGAAGTGGATGGAATATTATTAGATGTGTTTATTTATAATACATCACATTTCAAAAATGAGATAAATTATGAAGAATATGTTCAAATACATGATGGAAATATAGTATTTGATAAATACGGATTAGGAAAACAACTGCAAGAAAAAGTTTGTGAATTCATTGAAAACATGTCTAAAAAGTCTAAGGAAGAAAAAGAACGGCAGGTAAAATGGTGTGAAAAAATGCTTCTTCGTGTTGAAAGAAATGATTCAGAAGGTTACTTTAGATGGCACTGGCTATTAGTGGACAGTCTTGAAATTTATTTTACCATTTGCGATGAATATTATTATGGTCCTAAAAAAAGTATTGCAAAAATAAAAAAAGAAAATCCAAAAGGTTTTAAATATTATAACAATGCGTTAACTAAATTTAATTATGAATCTTTAAAACAATGGATAAATTATTTAAGATATTTACTTAATAAATGTGATGAGTAA
- a CDS encoding DUF3427 domain-containing protein has product MKVNINEAITVDYKEIEESSIRNKDIEEKYLVDKSLITNSEKGNLLNELKKCLSECEKFYFSVAFINFSGLQLLLDSFKELEEKGVKGKIITSTYLNFTEPKALKRIKDFNNIDLKIFVASNEKGFHTKAYIFENQDDYKIIIGSSNITQRALKSNVEWNVKVISKKEDKFSCNVIKEYLELWESTSFVDDEFLNSYNNFIQEIRKTEKKTLEFKNYEIIKPNYMQNRAISNLNRLRLQGEDKALVVAATGTGKTYMSAFDVINYNPKRMLFLVHREDILKGAEATFRKLVKNKNKTTGFLTGTRKDLGSDYLFSTIQSMNNNLESFKADEFEYVIIDEAHHAASPSYKKVMNYFKPKFILGMTATPERCDNESIFEIFDENLALEIRLSEALENELIVPFHYFGITDIEGINLEDVDINDISELTKRLKVNERVDFIIDKMNFYGHEGEKCRCIGFCVSIEHAKYMTEEFNKRGIKSVHLTGENSPEEREGYIRALESEEDDLEVIFTVDIFNEGVDIPSINLVLMLRPTNSPIVFIQQLGRGLRKHSDKTFLTVLDFIGNHNKAFLIALALNGGRYYDKDSLKVSVAKQFQNIPGCTNIQMDRIVQERILEQLNNENFNSMKYLKEEYLEFKKLNGGKVPYLLLDYIKYDGAPEPLRFVSKDKTYIGFVSRIEKDKELQKLLQNETFYKILRQFSSKLPLKRIYEFSIIKYLMCNESINLNEAKREILKHINRVDDKSIVHALKVLNQEYDDSGQLKNNIRCFNLDNGILTVTEEFKNIMNDKKYRVYIEDVINYGVVRYEKEFGEEYYGVPFLKLYEQYQMVDIALLSNYTKTHSSFRGSGLLANGKDYFLFIDLHKEEDIKESINYNDKFINRHTFQWQSPNNTSQESERGKNIIYNKERGVNLHLFIRKYKSIDRIVQPYIYIGKGDVEEFYGEKPITTILKLENKVPNGIYTEFIEKV; this is encoded by the coding sequence ATGAAAGTAAATATCAATGAGGCAATTACAGTTGATTATAAAGAAATCGAAGAATCAAGTATTAGAAATAAGGATATAGAAGAAAAATATTTAGTAGATAAGAGTCTTATAACTAATTCTGAAAAAGGAAATCTTTTAAATGAATTAAAGAAGTGTTTAAGTGAATGTGAAAAGTTCTATTTTAGTGTTGCATTTATTAACTTTAGTGGACTTCAATTATTACTAGATAGTTTTAAGGAATTAGAGGAAAAAGGGGTAAAGGGTAAGATTATAACTTCCACTTATCTTAATTTTACTGAACCTAAAGCTTTAAAGAGAATAAAAGATTTTAATAATATAGATTTAAAAATATTTGTAGCAAGTAATGAAAAGGGATTTCATACTAAGGCATATATATTCGAAAATCAAGATGATTATAAAATAATTATAGGATCATCAAATATAACTCAAAGAGCACTAAAAAGTAATGTTGAGTGGAATGTTAAGGTAATATCCAAAAAAGAAGACAAGTTCTCTTGTAATGTTATTAAAGAATATTTAGAGTTATGGGAAAGTACTTCCTTTGTAGATGATGAATTTTTAAATAGCTATAATAACTTTATACAAGAAATTAGAAAGACAGAAAAGAAAACTTTAGAGTTTAAAAACTATGAAATAATAAAACCTAATTATATGCAAAATAGGGCAATTAGTAATCTAAATAGACTTAGACTTCAAGGAGAAGATAAAGCACTTGTAGTTGCAGCTACAGGTACTGGAAAGACATATATGTCTGCTTTTGATGTAATTAATTATAATCCTAAAAGGATGTTGTTTTTAGTACATAGAGAGGATATTTTAAAAGGTGCAGAAGCTACTTTTAGAAAACTTGTTAAAAATAAGAATAAGACCACAGGTTTTCTAACTGGAACGAGAAAAGACTTAGGTTCAGATTATCTATTTTCTACCATTCAGTCTATGAATAATAATTTAGAGAGTTTTAAAGCAGATGAATTTGAATATGTCATTATAGATGAGGCACATCATGCAGCTAGTCCATCATATAAAAAAGTTATGAATTATTTTAAGCCTAAATTTATTTTAGGAATGACTGCTACACCAGAAAGATGTGACAATGAAAGTATATTTGAAATTTTTGATGAAAACTTAGCTTTAGAAATACGACTTAGTGAGGCACTTGAAAATGAGCTAATAGTTCCATTTCATTACTTTGGTATTACAGATATTGAAGGTATTAATCTTGAAGATGTAGATATTAATGATATAAGTGAGTTAACTAAAAGATTAAAGGTTAATGAAAGAGTTGATTTTATAATAGATAAAATGAATTTCTATGGACATGAAGGGGAAAAGTGCAGGTGCATAGGTTTCTGTGTAAGTATTGAACATGCTAAATACATGACGGAGGAATTTAATAAAAGAGGAATAAAAAGTGTACATTTAACGGGAGAAAATTCCCCAGAGGAAAGAGAAGGATATATAAGAGCTCTAGAATCAGAAGAAGATGATTTAGAAGTCATATTTACTGTTGATATTTTTAATGAAGGTGTAGACATACCGTCTATTAATTTAGTTTTAATGTTAAGACCTACAAATTCACCTATTGTTTTTATTCAGCAGCTAGGAAGAGGACTTAGAAAACATAGCGATAAAACTTTTTTAACGGTACTAGACTTTATAGGAAATCACAATAAAGCTTTTTTGATAGCATTAGCCTTAAATGGTGGTAGATACTATGATAAAGATAGCTTGAAAGTATCTGTAGCTAAGCAATTTCAGAATATACCGGGATGTACAAACATTCAAATGGATAGGATAGTTCAAGAAAGAATTTTAGAACAATTAAATAATGAAAACTTTAATTCTATGAAATATTTAAAGGAAGAATATTTAGAATTTAAAAAGTTAAATGGGGGAAAAGTACCGTACTTATTGTTAGATTATATTAAATATGATGGGGCGCCAGAACCTTTAAGATTTGTAAGTAAAGATAAAACATATATAGGATTTGTATCACGAATAGAGAAAGATAAAGAATTACAAAAACTATTGCAAAATGAGACTTTTTATAAGATATTAAGACAATTTTCAAGTAAGTTGCCATTAAAAAGGATATATGAATTCAGTATTATAAAGTATTTAATGTGCAATGAGAGTATAAATTTAAATGAAGCTAAAAGAGAGATATTAAAGCACATAAATCGTGTAGATGATAAAAGTATAGTACATGCTTTAAAGGTGTTAAATCAAGAATATGATGATTCAGGACAGTTGAAAAATAATATAAGATGTTTTAATTTAGATAATGGAATTTTAACTGTTACAGAAGAGTTTAAGAATATAATGAATGATAAAAAATATAGAGTTTATATAGAAGATGTTATAAATTATGGCGTTGTAAGATATGAAAAAGAATTTGGAGAAGAATACTACGGAGTACCATTTTTAAAGCTATATGAGCAGTATCAAATGGTAGATATTGCACTTTTATCTAATTATACTAAGACACATAGCTCATTTAGGGGAAGTGGGCTTTTAGCAAATGGTAAGGATTACTTTTTATTTATAGATCTGCATAAAGAAGAAGATATAAAAGAAAGTATAAATTACAATGACAAGTTCATAAACAGGCATACATTTCAATGGCAAAGTCCTAATAATACTTCTCAAGAATCAGAAAGAGGAAAAAATATTATATACAATAAAGAAAGAGGAGTTAATCTACATCTATTTATAAGAAAGTATAAGAGTATAGATAGAATAGTACAACCTTATATTTACATTGGAAAAGGAGATGTAGAAGAATTTTATGGTGAAAAACCTATAACTACAATATTAAAATTAGAAAATAAAGTTCCAAATGGGATATATACAGAGTTTATAGAAAAAGTATAG
- a CDS encoding ATP-binding cassette domain-containing protein: MKDGIETMIGERGTILSGGEKQRLSLTRLWFHKNNIVILDEATSAMDNITEELLMDEVINLLNIKR; the protein is encoded by the coding sequence ATGAAAGATGGTATTGAAACAATGATTGGTGAGAGGGGAACTATCTTATCTGGTGGTGAAAAGCAACGACTTTCACTAACTAGATTATGGTTTCATAAAAATAACATTGTAATATTAGATGAAGCTACTTCAGCTATGGATAATATTACTGAAGAATTGCTAATGGATGAAGTTATTAATTTATTAAATATTAAAAGATAA
- a CDS encoding class I SAM-dependent methyltransferase, producing the protein MKYMGDSNWWDERFKVRKLNIMDHEKILEEDILYFPKKGKILDLACGDVRNSIYLAKLGYEVFAIDFCKEALSRLNYFVKNECFKIKTKLMDLSRDDVFTNLDKFDGIIINHYRLNPKLYSDLMNHINTGGVLWVNGFREVPNDNLSITQLDILKENDFIALGNYKLENKKLYNIGERKFIRCIWRK; encoded by the coding sequence ATGAAGTACATGGGAGACAGTAATTGGTGGGATGAACGATTTAAAGTTAGAAAGTTAAATATAATGGATCATGAAAAAATTTTAGAAGAAGATATTCTGTATTTCCCTAAAAAAGGCAAAATTTTAGATCTTGCTTGTGGTGATGTAAGAAATAGCATTTATTTAGCAAAGTTAGGATATGAAGTGTTTGCTATAGATTTTTGTAAAGAAGCACTAAGTAGATTAAACTATTTTGTAAAAAATGAATGTTTTAAAATAAAGACTAAATTAATGGATTTATCAAGGGATGACGTATTTACCAATCTAGATAAATTTGATGGAATTATAATTAATCATTATAGATTAAATCCAAAGTTATATAGTGATTTAATGAATCATATTAACACAGGTGGTGTTTTATGGGTTAATGGATTTAGGGAGGTTCCTAATGATAATCTTAGTATCACTCAATTAGATATATTAAAAGAAAATGATTTTATAGCTTTAGGTAATTATAAATTAGAAAATAAAAAACTTTATAACATAGGTGAAAGAAAATTTATTAGATGTATTTGGAGAAAATAA
- a CDS encoding GNAT family N-acetyltransferase gives MKQKLKLNHLEVKDNNYEDIFNLYKGNKEYAKLSNNYPITMENVKNDVENGPTCIDITRKKFISIYNIYNELIAVLDIIDGYSFQDKNNKNAIWIGLLEIDINKHNTGLGNLIVNILFDVCKKNSKTILQLGVIKENTKALDFWKKVGFKVFIEKNNGEFDLLLMEKSI, from the coding sequence ATGAAACAAAAATTAAAATTAAATCATCTAGAAGTTAAAGATAATAACTATGAAGATATATTCAACTTATATAAAGGGAATAAGGAGTATGCAAAGTTATCTAATAATTATCCTATTACTATGGAAAATGTAAAAAATGATGTTGAAAATGGACCTACTTGTATAGATATTACTCGTAAAAAATTTATAAGTATATACAATATTTATAATGAGTTAATAGCAGTATTAGATATTATAGACGGATATAGTTTTCAAGATAAAAATAATAAAAATGCAATTTGGATTGGATTATTAGAAATAGATATAAATAAGCATAATACAGGACTAGGAAATCTAATTGTTAATATTTTATTTGATGTCTGTAAAAAGAATAGCAAAACAATACTTCAATTAGGTGTAATAAAAGAAAATACTAAGGCTTTAGATTTTTGGAAGAAGGTTGGATTTAAAGTTTTTATAGAAAAAAATAATGGTGAGTTTGATTTGCTTTTAATGGAGAAATCCATTTAG